The segment TTCACCCGGCGCGACGGGGCGCAAGAAACTTACTGATTGGCCGGTGCCTGGGCATTGGCGACAGGCGCATCGGCGGGTGCGGGCGCCGACGGCCGCTGACCGGGCAGATCGACGGGCAGCGAGATGCTGGCATTGATGCCCGGCAATGGCTGGGTGGAGATGATCACCCCGTCATTGCTCAGCTGGACATTGAGGTCGATCCCCTCTTCGGCGGCATTGGCGGCGTCATCGATCAGATTTTCAACGGGCTCTTCCTCGATAACCGTCTTCACCGGGCGCGGCTGGTCGCGCAGCGCATCGGCCATGAAGGCGCGCCAGATCCGCGCAGGGAGGCCGCCACCACCGACCCCAGCCATCGGCTTGTTGTCGTCCCTGCCGATCCACACGCCGGTCACCAGATCGCCGGCAAAGCCGATGAAGATCGCATCGCGATTGTCCTGCGTCGTCCCCGTCTTGCCATAGGTGCGCGCGTTGAGCGCGGCCGAGCGCCCCGTACCGTCATTGGCGGCCGCAGCCAGCAGCGTCAGCATCTTTTCACGCGTGTCCGAATCGAAACTGCGCTTGCGATCCCACAGGCGGTCGAACCAGCTGCGTTCCTCTTCCGGCAGGCCATGCGCGCGCACCGGATAGCTGTTGCCGGCCACCGCCGCATAGGCCGCCGTCATTTCGAGCAGCGTGGTGCCCGAGGTACCGAGTGCAAGGCTCGGCTGATCCCCCAGCGGCGTGGTGATCCCCAGATCGCGCGCGGCGCGCACCACCTGATCCAGTCCCACCGCCTGCGCCAGCCGCACCGCCGCCACGTTGGACGACAAGGCAAAGGCCTGCCGCAGCGTGATCTTTCCGCGATAGCGGCCGCCACTGTTCGCGGGCGCCCAGTCGCCAACCACAAGCGGGGTATCCTCGACCACCGTGTCGGGGCTCATGCCCGCGCGCATCGCGGCCAGATAGACGAACAGCTTGAAGGTCGACCCCGGCTGACGCTTGGCCTGTGTCACGCGGTTGAACGGGCTGTCGGCATAGCTGCGCCCGCCGATCATCGCGACGACCTCGCCATCGGGGCGCATCGCGACGAGCGCGACCTGCGCACTGCCAAGCCCGGCGGTGCGCACCGCGCGTTCGGCCATGCGCTGGAGATCGCTGTCGAGCGTCGTCGTCACGCGCTGTTCCTGATAGACCGCGCCGGCCCGGTCGCGCGCCTCGGGAAGCACCCAATCGGCAAAATAGGTGCCCGTCGGCATATCGCGCAGCGGGCGGATGTTGACGCCTGCGGGCTTCAGGCCCGCCGCCGTCTTCGCATCGATGAAACCGGCATCGACCATCGCCGCCATCACCAGCTTGGACCGTTCGCGCGCGCCCTTCAGATTGACCGCGGGCGACAGGCGCGACGGCGCCTTGAGCAAGCCGGCGAGCATCGCCGCCTGCGGCACGGTGAGCTTTTCGGGCGGGCGGCTGAAATAATGGAGCGACGCGGCGCGCAGCCCATAGACATTGTCGCCGAAATAGACGTTCGAGAGATAGCGCGAGAGGATCTCGTCCTTCGACAGCCAGGCCTCGAGCCAGAAGGCGATCAGCACTTCGCGCAGCTTGCGCGCGGCGGTACGATCGGCGCTGAGGAACGCCACCTTGGCAAGTTGCTGCGTGATCGTGCTGCCGCCCTCACGCACCCCGCCGGCAACCATGTTGCGCCAGGCGGCGCGGGCAATGCCGAGCGGGTCGATCCCCGGATGGCTGTAGAAGCGGCGATCCTCGATCGCCATGAACGCCTGTGGCACATGCTTGGGCAGCGCGGTGACGTCGACCGGCTTCTCGATGATCGCACCGCGCCGGGCGATCGGTTTTCCCTCGGCCGAAAGCAGCGTGATGCTGGGCGGGGCAATGGGCTTGAGCGACTGGGACAGCGGCGCGGTGATCGCCAGCCAGATGACGAGCACGACAAAAAGAATGAGCGCCGCCAGCGCGCCGCGTTTCCACCAGCGCCAGCGCCTTGCAGCGGGAGACGGTTGATCGGGCAGGTGCGGGGGCAGACCGCCAAGCGACGGATCCGGTGCAGCAACCGAACCCTGAAAGCCGCCGTCCGCTGCCAATTCGGTCGTTCCCGGCGTCACGCTATCGTCGCTCATTCGCGTCCTGTCATCCCCATGCGGCGCGGCGCCCAGCCGCATGAACCCGCCATACAGCGAAGCCCGACGCAATGCATCACAGCCTTTACTGTGTCGTTGAAATAATACAGCTTCGCCATGCGTTCAAGCGGCGCACCGTTGACAAGGCACGGCCCGCCGCCCTAGCGCCAGAGACCCATGAGTGATGATCAGCGTTTCGGCCTTCAACGGCTTGCTACCCTGCCGGGGCCGCTACAGCTCGACAGCGGGGCGCTGCTCGCACCTGTCGCAATCGGCTATGAAACCTATGGCACGCTGAATGCCGACCGATCGAACGCGATCCTGATCTGCCACGCGCTGACCGGCGACCAGCATGTCGCCTCGGAACATCCGATCACGGGCAAACCGGGCTGGTGGACGCGGCTGGTGGGACCGGGCAAGCCGATCGATCCCGAACGCCATTTCATCATCTGTTCGAACGTGATCGGCAGCTGCATGGGATCGTCAGGCCCCTCGACGACCGATCCGGCAACCGGCCTGCCCTATGCCATGGGGTTCCCGGTCATCACGATCCGCGACATGGTACGCGCGCAGGCGATGCTGCTCGATCATCTCGGCATCGAGCGGCTATTCGCCGTGGTCGGCGGATCGATGGGCGGCATGCAGACGCTGAGCTGGCCCGCAACCTTCCCCGACCGGGTGAACGCGGTGGTGGTGATTGCCTCGACCGCGCGGCATTCGGCGCAGAACATCGCGTTTCACGAGGTTGGCCGACAGGCGATCATGGCCGATCCCAACTGGCGCCAGGGCGATTATTATGCCGACGGCGTCGCGCCGACATCGGGCCTGGCGGTCGCGCGCATGGCCGCGCACATCACCTATCTGTCCGAAGCCGGGCTGACCGAGAAATTCGGCCGCCGCCTGCAGGAACGCAATGCCAAGAGCTTCGGCTTCGGCGCCGATTTCCAGATCGAAAGCTATCTGCGCTATCAGGGGTTGAGCTTTACCGACCGGTTCGACGCCAATTCCTATCTCTATATCACCCGCGCGATGGATTATTTCGATCTGGCCGAGGAACATGGCGGGCTGCTCGCCAATGCGTTCCGCGCCACGCGGGCGCGCTTCTGCCTGCTCAGCTTCGACACCGACTGGCTCTATCCGACCGCCGAATCGCGTAATATCGTCCATGCGCTCAATGCCGC is part of the Sphingomonas sp. C3-2 genome and harbors:
- a CDS encoding transglycosylase domain-containing protein, yielding MSDDSVTPGTTELAADGGFQGSVAAPDPSLGGLPPHLPDQPSPAARRWRWWKRGALAALILFVVLVIWLAITAPLSQSLKPIAPPSITLLSAEGKPIARRGAIIEKPVDVTALPKHVPQAFMAIEDRRFYSHPGIDPLGIARAAWRNMVAGGVREGGSTITQQLAKVAFLSADRTAARKLREVLIAFWLEAWLSKDEILSRYLSNVYFGDNVYGLRAASLHYFSRPPEKLTVPQAAMLAGLLKAPSRLSPAVNLKGARERSKLVMAAMVDAGFIDAKTAAGLKPAGVNIRPLRDMPTGTYFADWVLPEARDRAGAVYQEQRVTTTLDSDLQRMAERAVRTAGLGSAQVALVAMRPDGEVVAMIGGRSYADSPFNRVTQAKRQPGSTFKLFVYLAAMRAGMSPDTVVEDTPLVVGDWAPANSGGRYRGKITLRQAFALSSNVAAVRLAQAVGLDQVVRAARDLGITTPLGDQPSLALGTSGTTLLEMTAAYAAVAGNSYPVRAHGLPEEERSWFDRLWDRKRSFDSDTREKMLTLLAAAANDGTGRSAALNARTYGKTGTTQDNRDAIFIGFAGDLVTGVWIGRDDNKPMAGVGGGGLPARIWRAFMADALRDQPRPVKTVIEEEPVENLIDDAANAAEEGIDLNVQLSNDGVIISTQPLPGINASISLPVDLPGQRPSAPAPADAPVANAQAPANQ
- a CDS encoding homoserine O-acetyltransferase MetX yields the protein MSDDQRFGLQRLATLPGPLQLDSGALLAPVAIGYETYGTLNADRSNAILICHALTGDQHVASEHPITGKPGWWTRLVGPGKPIDPERHFIICSNVIGSCMGSSGPSTTDPATGLPYAMGFPVITIRDMVRAQAMLLDHLGIERLFAVVGGSMGGMQTLSWPATFPDRVNAVVVIASTARHSAQNIAFHEVGRQAIMADPNWRQGDYYADGVAPTSGLAVARMAAHITYLSEAGLTEKFGRRLQERNAKSFGFGADFQIESYLRYQGLSFTDRFDANSYLYITRAMDYFDLAEEHGGLLANAFRATRARFCLLSFDTDWLYPTAESRNIVHALNAAGAPVSFVELKSPFGHDAFLLEAPEMNRIVDGFLKAGER